In the genome of Bradyrhizobium arachidis, one region contains:
- a CDS encoding BA14K family protein, whose protein sequence is MTGLKILAAVAVLSALTATTAYAQSGFASSHPDTYEAENPNRNLNGTLTPAGRRGLELPDGAAGVGNVLARADGAMSRSCAARFRSFDPATGTYLGFDGNRHPCR, encoded by the coding sequence ATGACTGGACTGAAAATCCTCGCTGCCGTGGCTGTGCTGTCGGCCCTGACTGCAACCACCGCCTATGCGCAATCCGGTTTTGCGAGCAGTCATCCGGATACGTACGAAGCGGAGAACCCCAATCGCAACCTGAACGGCACGCTGACGCCGGCGGGCCGGCGCGGCCTCGAATTGCCGGACGGCGCGGCAGGCGTGGGCAACGTCCTGGCGCGCGCTGACGGCGCTATGTCGCGTTCGTGCGCCGCGCGCTTCCGCTCGTTCGATCCGGCGACGGGCACCTATCTCGGTTTCGACGGCAACCGCCATCCCTGCAGGTAA
- a CDS encoding DUF1244 domain-containing protein yields MAIDDKTRTELEAAAFRRLVDHLRERTDVQNIDLMNLAGFCRNCLSNWLKDAADAQGVSLSKDESREAVYGMPYETWKSKYQGTATPEQIEAMKKVHPHGH; encoded by the coding sequence ATGGCAATCGACGACAAAACCAGAACGGAGCTCGAGGCGGCCGCTTTCCGCCGCTTGGTCGATCATCTGCGTGAGCGGACCGACGTCCAGAACATCGACCTGATGAATCTGGCCGGCTTCTGCCGCAACTGCCTGTCCAACTGGCTCAAGGACGCCGCCGACGCCCAAGGCGTGAGCTTAAGCAAGGACGAGAGCCGAGAGGCCGTCTACGGCATGCCCTACGAGACCTGGAAGTCGAAGTACCAGGGCACGGCCACGCCCGAGCAGATCGAGGCGATGAAGAAGGTCCATCCGCACGGGCACTGA
- a CDS encoding DUF1801 domain-containing protein, whose translation MPAPPLPREVNRALGALPAPIGKRLLQVRELIFATAAAHDDVGRLTETLKWGEPAYLTDESGSGSTIRLGRLKDSEHAAVLFNCKTTLVDTFRERFPDQFEYRQSRALLLPVAGKLPKQELSVCLSLALTYHLDRRRKKAR comes from the coding sequence GTGCCTGCGCCGCCGCTGCCGCGCGAGGTGAACCGTGCCCTCGGCGCCCTTCCGGCGCCGATCGGCAAGCGGCTGCTGCAAGTGCGCGAACTGATCTTCGCGACGGCCGCAGCGCATGACGACGTCGGCCGCCTCACCGAAACGCTGAAGTGGGGCGAGCCCGCTTACCTGACCGATGAGAGCGGCAGCGGCTCGACGATCCGGCTTGGCCGCCTCAAGGATTCCGAGCACGCGGCCGTCCTGTTCAACTGCAAGACGACGCTGGTCGACACGTTCCGCGAGCGCTTTCCGGATCAGTTCGAATATCGGCAGAGCCGGGCGCTGCTGTTGCCGGTCGCCGGCAAGCTGCCGAAGCAGGAGCTATCGGTCTGCCTGTCGCTGGCGCTGACCTATCATCTGGATCGGCGGCGGAAGAAGGCGCGATAG
- a CDS encoding DUF882 domain-containing protein, with translation MGSYVLTGLARQFVVLSLSHAGVKAGSRIGLAAVLLLAAAGSVHNATALNETKTLSFHHTHSGEDLTVTFKRDGRYDEAALKTLNHFLRDWRTQDETVMDRHLFDILWEVYRDVDGKQPIQIISSYRSPATNAMLRRRSSGVARFSQHMLGHAMDFYIPGVPLEQIRFAGLRLQRGGVGFYPTSGSPFVHLDTGSIRHWPRMTHDQLARVFPDGKTVHLPTDGVPLKGYEFAKAEIERRGSGDDAGSKPNFFAALFKSKSAPAATSSDEDDEGAPPAAKPVGPTVVAAAAKPSDAKPADPVPTPRAKPQVAAALQLASADAQLVAPPKPKPAPVAEKPAAGKSADAKPETPADIINARGFWDDVPAAPQQATPAQVAALKARQALAAATEPQATASVSNATLQALAYAPAASPVDRANVVAASAPVPRSTRPASRNAAPATEINSVVGKSIDGLVATATRLSAAKGESIWLKIVMLSPSASRAMSVTLMGELDMAAMRSYFVKPQTVIVMGFVDDPMQGLSFDSFTGSATAKLETTSFVVRTAALR, from the coding sequence GTGGGCTCATACGTGCTGACTGGTCTCGCACGCCAATTCGTTGTGCTGTCGTTATCCCATGCGGGAGTGAAGGCCGGATCCCGGATCGGCCTCGCTGCCGTGCTGCTGCTTGCCGCCGCAGGCTCGGTCCATAACGCCACCGCGCTGAACGAGACCAAGACGCTTTCGTTCCACCACACCCATTCCGGCGAAGATCTGACCGTCACCTTCAAGCGCGACGGCCGCTACGACGAAGCGGCGCTGAAGACGCTCAACCATTTCCTGCGCGACTGGCGCACCCAGGACGAGACGGTCATGGACCGTCACCTCTTCGACATCCTCTGGGAAGTCTATCGCGACGTCGACGGCAAGCAGCCGATCCAGATCATCTCCTCCTACCGCTCCCCCGCCACTAACGCCATGCTCCGCCGCCGCTCCTCCGGCGTGGCGCGCTTCAGCCAGCACATGCTGGGGCATGCGATGGACTTCTACATCCCCGGCGTGCCGCTGGAGCAGATCCGCTTCGCCGGCCTGCGCCTGCAGCGCGGCGGCGTCGGCTTCTATCCGACCTCCGGCTCGCCCTTCGTGCATCTGGACACTGGCAGCATCCGGCACTGGCCGCGCATGACGCATGACCAGCTCGCCCGCGTCTTCCCCGACGGAAAGACGGTGCATCTGCCGACCGACGGTGTGCCGCTGAAGGGCTATGAGTTCGCCAAGGCCGAGATCGAGCGCCGCGGCAGCGGCGATGATGCCGGCAGCAAGCCGAACTTCTTTGCCGCGCTGTTCAAGAGCAAATCGGCGCCTGCCGCCACGAGCAGCGACGAGGACGACGAGGGTGCACCCCCGGCCGCCAAGCCCGTGGGGCCGACCGTGGTCGCCGCCGCAGCCAAGCCTTCTGACGCAAAGCCCGCCGATCCGGTGCCGACGCCGCGCGCCAAGCCGCAGGTCGCAGCCGCCCTGCAGCTCGCTTCGGCCGATGCGCAGCTGGTTGCGCCGCCCAAGCCGAAGCCCGCGCCGGTGGCTGAGAAGCCCGCGGCCGGCAAATCTGCCGACGCCAAGCCCGAGACCCCGGCCGATATCATCAATGCCCGCGGCTTCTGGGATGACGTCCCGGCTGCGCCGCAGCAGGCGACGCCGGCGCAAGTCGCGGCGCTGAAGGCCCGCCAGGCGCTTGCGGCCGCGACCGAGCCGCAGGCAACCGCGAGCGTCTCCAACGCAACGCTTCAGGCCCTGGCCTACGCGCCGGCGGCCTCCCCGGTCGACCGCGCCAACGTCGTTGCCGCCTCGGCGCCGGTCCCGCGCTCCACCCGTCCCGCCTCGCGCAACGCCGCGCCCGCCACCGAAATCAACAGCGTGGTCGGCAAGAGCATCGATGGCCTGGTCGCCACCGCGACTCGGCTCTCCGCGGCCAAGGGCGAGAGCATCTGGCTCAAGATCGTGATGCTGTCGCCGAGCGCCAGCCGCGCGATGTCGGTGACGCTGATGGGCGAGCTCGATATGGCCGCGATGCGCAGCTATTTCGTCAAGCCGCAGACCGTGATCGTGATGGGCTTTGTCGACGATCCGATGCAGGGCCTGTCCTTCGACAGCTTTACGGGCAGCGCCACGGCGAAGCTCGAGACGACGTCGTTCGTCGTGCGCACGGCCGCGCTGCGCTGA
- a CDS encoding Flp family type IVb pilin: MKNLVSRFVKDESGATAIEYGLIAAGIALAIITVINNLGSTLNTKFGSISSSLK; this comes from the coding sequence ATGAAGAACCTCGTTTCGCGTTTCGTGAAGGACGAATCCGGCGCCACCGCGATTGAATACGGCCTGATCGCCGCTGGCATCGCGCTGGCGATCATCACCGTCATCAACAATCTCGGCAGCACGCTGAACACCAAGTTCGGCTCGATCTCGTCCAGCCTGAAGTAA
- a CDS encoding ABC transporter substrate-binding protein: protein MRFARALGVLGAVSIVTLPAASIAAEMRGVTATEIRIGQTMPYSGPVSAFGALGKGEVGYFKMLNEKGGINGRKVNLISLDDSYAPPKSVEQTRRLVESDEVALIFSSIGTAHNTAIAKYLQSKNVPQLFIGSGASKFADIAQYPQATMGVQAPFRYEARLYARYALAKNPNAKFAVISQNDDYGRDYLAGLKDVLGEKYDSVVTNATYEIQDPTIDSQIVKLKASGADVFVIAATPKFAAQAIRKSFEIGWRPMTFLSNVAVWVSTVMEPAGLEAGTGILSTAYVKDPDDPAWKDDPGVKGWREFMTKYVPEADQHDTNYVNSYNSAMALEAVLKACGDDLSTENILKQAYAIRDLELPMLLPGIKVNTSPIDHVPVDQMQFMRFNGKSWERFGELQTGN, encoded by the coding sequence ATGCGCTTTGCGAGGGCATTGGGCGTGCTTGGCGCCGTTTCAATTGTAACATTGCCTGCCGCTTCCATCGCTGCCGAGATGCGAGGCGTCACCGCAACCGAGATCAGGATTGGCCAGACCATGCCCTATAGCGGGCCGGTGTCGGCGTTCGGCGCGCTCGGCAAGGGCGAGGTCGGCTATTTCAAGATGCTGAACGAGAAGGGCGGCATCAACGGCCGCAAGGTCAACCTGATCTCGCTCGACGACAGCTACGCGCCGCCGAAATCGGTCGAGCAGACCCGCAGGCTGGTCGAGAGCGACGAGGTCGCGCTGATCTTCTCCTCGATCGGCACCGCCCATAACACGGCGATCGCAAAGTATCTGCAGAGCAAAAACGTACCGCAGCTGTTCATCGGCTCCGGCGCCTCGAAATTCGCCGATATCGCGCAATATCCGCAGGCGACGATGGGTGTGCAGGCGCCGTTCCGCTACGAGGCACGGCTCTATGCGCGCTATGCGCTGGCGAAGAATCCCAACGCAAAATTCGCCGTGATCTCGCAGAACGACGATTACGGCCGCGATTATCTCGCTGGCCTCAAGGACGTGCTCGGCGAGAAATACGATTCCGTCGTCACCAATGCCACCTACGAGATCCAGGATCCGACCATCGACTCGCAGATCGTCAAGCTGAAGGCCTCAGGCGCGGACGTGTTCGTGATCGCGGCGACGCCGAAATTCGCCGCGCAAGCCATCAGAAAATCCTTCGAGATCGGCTGGCGTCCGATGACGTTCCTCTCCAACGTCGCGGTATGGGTCTCGACGGTGATGGAGCCCGCAGGGCTGGAGGCCGGCACCGGCATTCTCTCCACCGCCTACGTCAAGGACCCCGACGATCCCGCCTGGAAGGATGATCCCGGCGTCAAGGGCTGGCGCGAGTTCATGACGAAGTATGTGCCCGAGGCCGATCAGCACGACACCAACTACGTCAATTCCTACAACAGCGCGATGGCGCTGGAGGCGGTGCTGAAGGCCTGCGGCGACGACCTCTCGACCGAGAACATCCTGAAGCAGGCCTATGCGATTCGTGATCTCGAACTGCCGATGTTGCTGCCCGGCATCAAGGTCAACACCAGCCCGATCGATCACGTCCCGGTCGACCAGATGCAGTTCATGCGCTTCAACGGCAAGAGCTGGGAGCGTTTTGGCGAACTGCAGACGGGGAATTGA
- the pyk gene encoding pyruvate kinase produces the protein MRRLRRIKILATLGPASSDLAMIRRLFEAGADIFRINMSHTPHDKMRELVATIRNVESSYGRPIGILVDLQGPKLRLGAFAEGAVQLQNGQTFTLDSDKTPGDATRVNLPHPEILAALRPGHALLLDDGKVRLIAEETSKEHAVTRVVVGGKMSDRKGVSLPDTDLPVSAMTSKDKADLEAALVTGVDWIALSFVQRADDVIEAKKMIRGRAAVMAKIEKPQAIDRLADIIEASDALMVARGDLGVELPLERVPSLQKQMTRMARRAGKPVVIATQMLESMIQSPVPTRAEVSDVATAVYEGADAIMLSAESAAGKFPVEAVSTMNRIGEEVERDPTYRSVVAAQRPSPESTAGDAIADAARQIAETLDLPALICWTSSGSTAVRVARERPKPPIVAITPNITAGRRLAVVWGVHCVVAEDARDQDDMVSRAGQIAFRDGFVRAGQRVIIVAGVPLGIPGTTNMVRIASVGPEGDANI, from the coding sequence ATGAGGCGTCTTCGCCGTATCAAGATTCTCGCGACCCTCGGACCTGCCTCGTCGGACCTCGCGATGATCCGCCGCCTGTTCGAGGCTGGCGCCGACATCTTCCGCATCAACATGAGCCACACCCCGCATGACAAGATGCGCGAGCTGGTGGCGACGATCCGCAACGTCGAGAGCAGCTATGGCCGGCCGATCGGCATCCTGGTCGACCTCCAGGGCCCCAAGCTCCGGCTCGGCGCGTTCGCCGAAGGCGCGGTGCAACTCCAGAACGGCCAGACCTTCACGCTCGATTCCGACAAGACGCCGGGCGATGCAACGCGCGTCAACCTCCCCCACCCCGAGATCCTGGCGGCACTGCGGCCCGGCCATGCGCTGCTGCTCGACGACGGCAAGGTGCGGCTGATCGCGGAGGAGACCTCGAAGGAGCACGCGGTGACGCGCGTCGTGGTCGGCGGCAAGATGTCCGACCGCAAGGGCGTCAGCCTGCCCGACACCGACCTGCCGGTCTCGGCGATGACGTCGAAGGACAAGGCCGACCTCGAAGCCGCTTTGGTCACCGGCGTCGACTGGATCGCGCTGTCCTTCGTGCAGCGCGCCGACGACGTGATCGAGGCCAAGAAGATGATCCGCGGCCGTGCCGCGGTCATGGCCAAGATCGAGAAGCCGCAGGCGATCGACCGCCTCGCCGACATCATCGAGGCCTCCGACGCGCTGATGGTGGCGCGCGGTGACCTCGGCGTCGAATTGCCGCTCGAGCGCGTGCCGAGCCTGCAGAAGCAGATGACACGGATGGCGCGCCGCGCCGGCAAGCCGGTGGTGATCGCGACCCAGATGCTGGAATCGATGATCCAGTCGCCGGTGCCGACCCGCGCCGAAGTCTCCGACGTCGCCACCGCCGTCTATGAGGGCGCCGACGCCATCATGCTGTCGGCCGAATCGGCCGCCGGCAAATTCCCGGTCGAGGCGGTCTCGACCATGAACCGCATCGGCGAGGAGGTCGAGCGCGACCCGACCTATCGCTCCGTGGTCGCCGCCCAGCGCCCCTCCCCCGAATCCACCGCCGGCGATGCCATTGCCGATGCCGCGCGGCAGATCGCCGAGACGCTCGACCTGCCCGCCCTGATCTGCTGGACCAGCTCAGGCTCGACCGCGGTGCGCGTGGCGCGCGAGCGGCCGAAGCCGCCGATCGTGGCGATCACGCCCAACATCACCGCCGGCCGACGGCTGGCGGTCGTCTGGGGCGTGCATTGCGTGGTGGCGGAGGACGCACGCGACCAGGACGACATGGTCAGCCGTGCAGGCCAGATCGCATTCCGCGACGGCTTCGTCCGCGCCGGCCAGCGCGTCATCATCGTTGCCGGCGTGCCGCTCGGCATCCCCGGCACCACCAACATGGTGCGCATCGCCTCGGTCGGCCCCGAGGGGGACGCGAATATCTAG
- a CDS encoding DUF1036 domain-containing protein has protein sequence MIAESSRSSLRLLARLVPVLAVALLCLSASPAAADFRLCNNTSSRVGIALGYKDAEGWTTEGWWNISSRSCETLLRGTLVARYYYIYAIDYDRGGEWSGRAFMCSRDKEFTIRGTEDCLARGYDRTGYFEVDTGEQRAWTVQLTDANEQPSQQRVPGLPGPVGPGGVPGLPNSPPGGTPPAAPGLPPAPSPPSGNKP, from the coding sequence ATGATCGCCGAATCTTCCCGCTCCTCCCTCCGCCTGCTCGCCCGGTTGGTCCCGGTGCTGGCGGTTGCGCTGCTGTGTCTTTCGGCAAGCCCGGCCGCCGCCGATTTCCGCCTCTGCAACAACACCTCGAGCCGGGTCGGCATTGCGCTCGGCTACAAGGACGCCGAGGGCTGGACCACCGAGGGCTGGTGGAACATCTCCTCCCGCTCCTGCGAGACCCTGCTGCGGGGCACGCTGGTCGCCCGCTACTATTACATCTACGCCATCGACTATGACCGCGGCGGCGAATGGTCGGGCCGGGCCTTCATGTGCTCGCGGGACAAGGAATTCACCATCCGCGGCACCGAGGATTGCCTCGCGCGCGGCTATGACCGGACCGGCTATTTCGAGGTCGATACCGGCGAGCAGCGGGCCTGGACCGTGCAGCTCACCGACGCCAACGAGCAGCCGTCACAGCAGCGCGTGCCCGGCCTGCCGGGCCCGGTCGGCCCGGGCGGGGTGCCGGGTTTGCCCAATAGTCCGCCCGGTGGTACGCCCCCCGCCGCGCCTGGCCTCCCGCCAGCTCCCTCGCCCCCATCTGGAAATAAGCCATGA
- a CDS encoding TetR/AcrR family transcriptional regulator → MVYRRTHQVVKRLAARRSAILAAAREAAAEGGMAAVQIAPVAVRANVAAGTVYRYFPSKAELISELIGEVSRDELAAIRRAADAAPGPSSALAAAVTTVAVHTLSQRRLAWGILAEPVDVDVSASRLASRREIAGEIAARIDAAVRAGHLPAQDTALAATALLGALHEALVGPLAPDNLEDPVKMRDAVQTVTLLALRAVGVMDARARGLVVQQTLLPTTKALVGA, encoded by the coding sequence ATGGTTTATCGGCGGACGCATCAAGTGGTTAAGCGCCTGGCGGCCCGGCGCAGTGCGATACTGGCGGCAGCGCGCGAGGCGGCGGCGGAAGGCGGCATGGCGGCGGTGCAGATCGCGCCGGTCGCGGTCCGGGCCAATGTCGCGGCCGGGACGGTCTACCGCTACTTCCCCTCCAAGGCCGAGCTGATCTCCGAACTGATCGGCGAGGTATCGCGGGACGAGCTTGCGGCGATTCGCCGGGCCGCCGACGCGGCGCCGGGTCCGTCCTCGGCGCTGGCTGCCGCCGTCACCACCGTGGCGGTCCACACCCTGTCACAGCGCCGCCTGGCCTGGGGCATCCTGGCCGAGCCGGTCGATGTCGATGTCAGCGCGTCACGTCTGGCCAGCCGGCGTGAGATCGCGGGCGAGATTGCCGCCCGGATCGATGCTGCAGTGCGCGCAGGCCATCTGCCGGCGCAGGATACCGCGCTCGCCGCAACCGCCCTGCTCGGCGCGCTGCATGAGGCCCTGGTCGGGCCGCTCGCGCCCGACAATCTCGAAGATCCCGTGAAGATGCGCGATGCGGTGCAGACCGTGACGCTGCTGGCGCTGCGCGCGGTCGGCGTCATGGACGCCCGCGCCCGGGGTCTGGTGGTGCAGCAGACGCTGCTGCCGACGACCAAGGCGCTGGTCGGGGCCTAA
- a CDS encoding AI-2E family transporter — protein sequence MSMQPGRTAETARHLHYVLRVGGPEPRTPMLDSVESWNWAVRISVVGLFVLALAGIAYSMASVVVPVLLAWVIAMVLLPVVDGLERRGLSRPLTSTVLVFLLIASMVVIVGVLTVPLTYWVGRTSELGVLLKERLQTLGNPLAFFEEIGNALSQVTGEDQSASAVNLSSPNIVTAILSVLTPLVSQALIFVVALVFHLIYQRDIQSGMLLLFQNHSARQTATDILKDIQVNTSIYFGTLTVVNICLGIAATVLTWLVGLPHPFLWGMLAAVLNFIPYLGPATIIATLFVVGLIAFSALSHAVIAPIAYLGITVLEGQVITPTLIGHRLTINPFLVFLSIACWTWMWGPVGAFLGVPILLCAMVALRRLSSTGS from the coding sequence ATGAGCATGCAGCCCGGTAGAACTGCCGAAACCGCACGCCACCTGCACTACGTTCTTCGCGTGGGAGGCCCGGAGCCACGGACGCCGATGCTCGATTCGGTGGAGAGCTGGAACTGGGCGGTACGGATTTCGGTCGTCGGGCTGTTCGTCCTCGCTCTGGCCGGCATCGCCTACAGCATGGCGAGCGTAGTTGTGCCGGTGCTGTTGGCGTGGGTGATTGCCATGGTGCTGCTGCCTGTGGTCGACGGCCTCGAGCGACGAGGTTTGTCGCGTCCGCTCACATCGACTGTCCTGGTGTTCCTCCTGATCGCGAGCATGGTGGTGATAGTCGGGGTCCTGACCGTTCCGCTGACCTACTGGGTCGGGCGGACGAGTGAACTTGGTGTGCTCCTCAAGGAACGCCTGCAGACCTTGGGAAATCCGCTCGCGTTCTTCGAGGAGATCGGCAACGCGCTCTCGCAAGTGACCGGCGAGGACCAGAGCGCGAGCGCCGTCAACCTGTCCTCTCCCAATATTGTAACTGCCATCCTCTCCGTCCTGACGCCTCTGGTCAGTCAAGCCCTGATCTTTGTCGTCGCGCTGGTCTTCCACCTGATTTACCAGCGCGATATTCAGAGTGGGATGCTACTGCTGTTCCAGAATCACAGTGCGCGCCAAACAGCAACGGACATTCTCAAGGATATTCAGGTCAACACGTCGATCTATTTCGGCACGTTGACTGTCGTGAACATCTGTCTCGGGATTGCCGCCACGGTGCTGACCTGGCTTGTGGGGCTGCCACATCCGTTCCTGTGGGGCATGCTTGCGGCGGTACTGAACTTCATACCCTATCTGGGTCCCGCGACCATCATCGCGACGCTGTTCGTTGTCGGTCTCATTGCGTTTTCCGCGCTCAGTCATGCAGTCATCGCGCCGATCGCCTATCTCGGCATCACAGTACTGGAGGGGCAAGTCATCACGCCGACCCTCATCGGTCATCGGCTCACGATCAATCCATTCCTCGTTTTCCTCTCCATCGCTTGCTGGACCTGGATGTGGGGACCGGTTGGCGCGTTCCTGGGCGTGCCCATTCTCTTGTGCGCGATGGTGGCGTTGCGTCGGCTGTCATCGACAGGCAGTTAG
- a CDS encoding L,D-transpeptidase family protein has protein sequence MRDCLNHRAGFDRVLMTVAATFLTVSASSALAQDQARSSAAELAIEAAIPRPEPANVPPPTAADIKLDTTATVQDNAKEPAKEPVKAEAAPAPAAEKVETKPADVATTPVPEAPKSEAAKTEPAQSEPAKSEAAKTEPAKADTATATPAAPAAPAAAAAPAPEPVKAASNVPAADQPVADKLKDLIGAKASRHFDRKNERAAIEKFYGARDFAPVWTQAGSLTAAAKGVIARLKDAASDGLNPADYPVPDFAAATTPDALADAELRLTASMFDYARQAQSGRMHWSQVSADILYPEHPVDPSEVLTKVTTATDASAALDSYNPPQKLYKELKAKLAELRGQGNGPVIEIADGPALKYTPAGKKQAEIVVDDPRVPQLRAKLGIAENASDTRYDATVAEAVRKFQNGAEMKPTGILDDKTVKALNTPKRDKQIDVVLVNMERWRWLPRDLGVPALGDAYVILNIPDYTLKVMQHGQQVWTTRVVTGKPGQHATPLLTETMKYITVNPTWNVPPSIVYNEYLPALQQDPTVLQRMGLKLEQNRDGSVHISQPPGEANALGRIRFNFPNKFLVYQHDTPDKNLFAKEDRAFSHGCMRVQYPDQYASVLLNIAMPNEKYTPERIRSMYGKSEIDLKFPTPIPVNITYQTAFVDEAGKLQIRKDVYGRDATMLNILRNGRGKDLENVVAHSQPSYSRPATTLPSGVAIANNGGGFGSSGPNFFERLFGAPTPPPAPVGRRPQRVFTR, from the coding sequence ATGCGTGACTGTTTGAACCACCGTGCAGGCTTTGACCGTGTCTTGATGACGGTCGCGGCGACCTTCCTCACGGTGTCGGCCAGCTCGGCGCTGGCGCAGGATCAGGCGCGCAGCAGCGCTGCCGAGCTCGCGATCGAAGCCGCGATCCCGCGTCCCGAGCCTGCAAACGTCCCGCCCCCGACCGCAGCCGATATCAAGCTCGACACCACGGCCACCGTTCAGGACAACGCCAAGGAACCAGCCAAGGAGCCGGTGAAGGCTGAAGCCGCTCCCGCGCCGGCCGCGGAGAAGGTCGAGACCAAGCCCGCAGACGTCGCCACCACGCCTGTCCCCGAGGCGCCGAAGAGCGAGGCGGCAAAAACAGAACCTGCGCAGAGCGAGCCTGCGAAGAGCGAAGCCGCCAAGACTGAGCCCGCAAAGGCCGATACCGCAACGGCAACGCCAGCCGCTCCTGCGGCGCCGGCTGCCGCAGCGGCTCCGGCCCCCGAGCCAGTGAAGGCGGCCAGCAACGTGCCCGCCGCCGACCAGCCGGTCGCCGACAAGCTCAAGGACCTCATCGGCGCCAAGGCCTCGCGGCATTTCGACCGCAAGAACGAGCGCGCGGCGATCGAGAAGTTCTACGGCGCGCGCGACTTCGCGCCGGTCTGGACCCAAGCCGGCAGCCTGACCGCTGCGGCCAAGGGCGTGATCGCGCGGCTGAAGGACGCGGCCTCCGACGGCCTCAATCCGGCCGACTATCCGGTGCCGGATTTCGCTGCCGCGACGACGCCCGATGCGCTCGCCGACGCCGAGCTCAGGCTCACCGCCAGCATGTTCGACTATGCGCGCCAGGCGCAGAGCGGCCGCATGCACTGGTCGCAGGTCAGCGCCGACATCCTCTATCCCGAGCACCCGGTCGACCCGAGCGAGGTGCTGACGAAGGTCACGACCGCGACGGATGCGTCCGCGGCGCTCGACAGCTACAACCCGCCGCAGAAGCTCTACAAGGAGCTGAAGGCCAAGCTCGCGGAGCTGCGGGGTCAGGGCAACGGCCCGGTGATCGAGATCGCCGACGGTCCCGCGCTGAAATACACCCCGGCCGGCAAGAAGCAGGCCGAGATCGTCGTGGATGATCCGCGCGTGCCGCAGCTGCGCGCCAAGCTCGGCATCGCCGAGAACGCCAGCGACACCCGCTATGACGCCACCGTCGCCGAAGCCGTGCGCAAATTCCAGAACGGCGCCGAGATGAAGCCGACCGGCATCCTCGACGACAAGACGGTCAAGGCGCTCAACACCCCGAAGCGCGACAAGCAGATCGACGTGGTGCTGGTGAACATGGAGCGCTGGCGCTGGCTGCCGCGCGACCTCGGCGTGCCCGCGCTGGGCGATGCCTATGTCATCCTCAACATCCCCGACTACACGCTAAAGGTGATGCAGCACGGCCAGCAGGTCTGGACCACCCGTGTCGTCACCGGCAAGCCGGGCCAGCACGCGACTCCGCTGCTGACCGAAACGATGAAGTACATCACGGTCAACCCGACCTGGAACGTGCCGCCGTCGATCGTCTACAACGAATATCTGCCGGCGCTGCAGCAGGACCCGACCGTGCTCCAGCGCATGGGCCTCAAGCTCGAGCAGAATCGCGACGGCTCGGTGCATATCTCGCAGCCGCCTGGTGAGGCCAATGCGCTCGGTCGCATCCGCTTCAACTTCCCGAACAAGTTCCTGGTCTATCAGCACGACACGCCGGACAAGAACCTGTTCGCCAAGGAAGACCGCGCCTTCAGCCATGGCTGCATGCGCGTGCAATATCCGGATCAGTACGCCTCGGTGCTGCTCAACATCGCCATGCCGAACGAGAAGTACACGCCCGAGCGCATCCGCAGCATGTACGGCAAGAGCGAGATCGACCTGAAATTCCCCACCCCGATCCCGGTCAACATCACCTATCAGACCGCGTTCGTGGACGAGGCCGGCAAGCTGCAAATCCGCAAGGACGTCTATGGCCGCGACGCGACCATGCTCAACATCCTGAGGAACGGCCGCGGCAAGGACCTCGAGAACGTCGTCGCCCATTCCCAGCCGAGCTATTCGCGCCCGGCAACGACGCTGCCCTCGGGCGTGGCGATCGCCAACAATGGCGGCGGCTTCGGCTCGTCGGGTCCGAACTTCTTCGAGCGCCTGTTCGGAGCGCCGACCCCGCCGCCGGCTCCGGTCGGCCGCCGGCCGCAGCGGGTGTTTACCCGCTGA
- a CDS encoding DUF2312 domain-containing protein: MATSAAVRDDEPATKFAKDQLKSIIERIERLEEEKKAISDDIRDVYAESKGNGYDVKALRTIVRLRKQDPNERAEAETILETYMQALGML; this comes from the coding sequence ATGGCCACCTCCGCCGCCGTTCGCGACGACGAGCCCGCGACGAAATTTGCCAAGGATCAGCTCAAATCCATCATCGAGCGCATCGAGCGGCTGGAGGAAGAGAAGAAGGCGATCTCCGACGACATCCGCGACGTCTATGCCGAGAGCAAGGGGAACGGCTACGACGTCAAGGCACTGCGCACCATCGTGCGCCTGCGCAAGCAGGACCCGAACGAGCGCGCTGAGGCCGAGACGATTCTCGAGACCTACATGCAGGCGCTGGGCATGCTCTGA